In Alkalihalobacterium alkalinitrilicum, a genomic segment contains:
- the rpiA gene encoding ribose-5-phosphate isomerase RpiA, giving the protein MLSEIDLKKKAVGEKAVEYIEDGMTIGLGSGSTVFWMMKKLGELIEKGLQVRGVPSSLRTEGWAKDFGIPLVYFSEVAQLDLAIDGADEVDGNFQLSKGGGGSLLREKVVDGAADQLIIVVDDSKLVQNLGSFPLPVEVVPFGWELTAQKIASLGCTPKLRSINDEIYVTNNGNYILDCKFQTIPDPEQLHEKLKLLLGVVETGLFINMTDIVIVGEESGISILNVQDNLGKEKRKGWS; this is encoded by the coding sequence GTGTTAAGCGAGATTGATTTAAAGAAGAAGGCTGTCGGTGAAAAAGCGGTTGAATATATTGAAGACGGAATGACTATTGGATTAGGGTCTGGTTCAACAGTATTTTGGATGATGAAAAAGTTAGGTGAGTTGATTGAAAAAGGTCTTCAAGTTAGAGGAGTCCCTTCTTCTTTGAGAACAGAAGGATGGGCCAAAGATTTTGGAATTCCATTGGTTTATTTTTCAGAAGTAGCTCAATTGGATTTAGCCATTGATGGAGCCGATGAAGTAGATGGAAATTTCCAACTTTCAAAAGGTGGCGGTGGTTCTTTATTAAGAGAAAAGGTAGTCGATGGTGCAGCAGATCAGCTCATTATCGTAGTGGACGATAGTAAGCTCGTTCAAAACTTGGGAAGTTTTCCTTTGCCAGTAGAAGTCGTTCCTTTCGGATGGGAGCTTACCGCACAAAAAATAGCGTCATTAGGTTGTACTCCGAAGTTAAGAAGCATAAACGATGAAATTTACGTCACAAATAACGGAAACTACATATTAGATTGTAAATTCCAGACGATACCAGACCCTGAGCAACTCCACGAAAAATTAAAGCTTCTTCTAGGCGTTGTGGAAACAGGACTATTTATCAATATGACGGATATTGTAATCGTTGGTGAGGAAAGTGGCATTAGTATTTTAAATGTTCAAGATAACTTAGGAAAAGAAAAGCGTAAAGGTTGGTCATAA
- a CDS encoding staygreen family protein, giving the protein MSSFDPQKLSVNFNPPASTVQPVETRKYTLTHSDDTGELFLDIGYVYNYAAIDCQMRDEILAEWKKIRKVVYI; this is encoded by the coding sequence ATGTCTAGTTTTGACCCACAAAAATTATCCGTAAATTTCAACCCACCTGCTTCCACCGTTCAACCAGTTGAAACACGAAAATATACCCTTACGCATTCTGACGATACAGGTGAATTATTTTTAGATATTGGCTATGTGTACAACTATGCCGCAATCGATTGTCAAATGCGCGATGAAATACTCGCAGAATGGAAAAAAATCAGGAAGGTCGTTTACATTTAG
- a CDS encoding LLM class flavin-dependent oxidoreductase: MSNIQIPLSVLNLAPIREGQEAKEAIDAMVDLAQATEKMGYTRYWIAEHHNTPTLVSSATSILIKHTLEHTEHIRVGSGGIMLPNHSPLVVAEQFGTMTTIYPNRLDLGLGRAPGTDMMTASALRRSKNDSVYTFPNDINDLLTYFGPKENQGYVKAHPGVGTNIPIYILGSSTESAVLAAKLGLPYAFASHFAPRYMDEAISIYRSQFQPSEYLDSPYMIVCLNVIAAESDEEAKVELTTMQQFFLNVVRGTKTLLQPPVENMDHIWSLPEKQMATSMSSVTLLGGKDSIRKQLMSFQEKYNVDELMGVSYIYDPDKQKRSYEILKEVVDGN, encoded by the coding sequence ATGTCAAATATACAAATACCGTTATCGGTCTTGAATTTAGCACCTATTCGTGAAGGACAGGAAGCAAAAGAAGCAATAGATGCAATGGTCGATTTGGCGCAAGCAACTGAGAAGATGGGCTATACTCGATATTGGATTGCTGAACACCATAACACGCCAACACTAGTCAGTTCAGCTACTTCGATTTTAATTAAACATACGTTAGAACATACAGAACATATTCGTGTTGGTTCTGGCGGAATTATGTTACCGAATCATTCGCCATTAGTTGTAGCCGAACAATTCGGTACAATGACAACCATCTATCCTAATCGCCTGGATTTAGGACTTGGCCGGGCGCCAGGGACAGATATGATGACAGCAAGTGCATTAAGACGATCGAAAAATGATTCTGTCTATACATTTCCTAATGATATTAATGATTTACTTACGTATTTTGGACCAAAGGAAAATCAAGGGTATGTAAAAGCTCATCCTGGTGTTGGTACGAACATCCCAATTTACATTCTCGGGTCTTCAACGGAATCAGCTGTTTTAGCTGCGAAATTAGGGTTGCCATACGCATTTGCTTCACATTTTGCACCACGATATATGGACGAAGCGATCTCGATTTATCGAAGTCAATTTCAACCATCGGAATACTTGGATTCACCTTATATGATCGTTTGTCTTAACGTCATTGCAGCCGAAAGTGATGAAGAAGCAAAAGTGGAATTGACCACGATGCAACAATTTTTCTTAAATGTTGTACGCGGTACAAAAACATTGTTACAGCCTCCTGTTGAAAATATGGATCACATTTGGAGCTTACCTGAAAAACAAATGGCTACATCGATGTCGAGTGTGACTCTGTTAGGCGGAAAAGATTCGATACGAAAACAATTGATGAGTTTTCAAGAAAAGTACAACGTAGATGAACTTATGGGGGTTTCGTATATTTACGATCCTGACAAACAAAAACGCTCGTATGAAATTTTAAAGGAAGTCGTGGACGGAAACTAA
- a CDS encoding glutathionylspermidine synthase family protein, which yields MDKRDAFYSTIPSFWDRLYGEEYALYDCFPIEPKEVCSIRKATNEVYRIYKKFTQMLRHAPDETFIDLGFPEKALPFLKLSLLPYETVIGRFDFVQTEEGLKMIEFNSDTPTFIRELFEVNGLVAEQFGMDDPNDEEAKYLGKALRNSIFHCAKQIGVTGHPYVVFTAHEEDIEDRETMKFLMKTAQIKGAAFVPLHQLKVDAGRGVYDGAGNQIDILYRHTYPLEALLEDVAIDHFPIGIECMNLVNERKVGMLNPASAFLMQSKAVMAGIWGLHEQEHLFFTADEHETIDRYFLPTYLDEEPFIEKNQRYVEKPAFGREGDTIVVRENGKTLHSSKQTTYNHYIKIYQKYACLPKTLIATEAGKKEAHLLIGSFIINEKASAFGYRAGAQITDNLSYFLPCGVKGEREWI from the coding sequence GTGGATAAGCGAGACGCCTTTTATTCAACCATTCCGTCGTTTTGGGATCGTTTGTACGGGGAGGAGTACGCTTTGTACGATTGTTTCCCGATTGAGCCGAAAGAAGTCTGTTCAATTCGAAAAGCAACCAACGAGGTTTATCGAATTTATAAAAAATTTACTCAAATGCTAAGGCATGCTCCTGATGAGACGTTCATCGATCTCGGTTTTCCCGAAAAAGCACTGCCGTTTCTCAAGCTGTCGCTTCTTCCGTATGAAACCGTGATCGGGCGATTTGATTTTGTTCAAACAGAAGAAGGCTTAAAAATGATTGAGTTTAACTCAGATACGCCAACCTTTATCCGCGAGCTTTTTGAGGTGAATGGACTTGTTGCTGAGCAGTTTGGCATGGACGACCCGAATGATGAGGAAGCGAAGTATTTAGGCAAAGCACTACGGAACAGTATTTTTCATTGTGCGAAACAAATTGGGGTAACGGGCCACCCGTATGTAGTATTTACGGCCCATGAAGAGGATATCGAAGATCGCGAAACAATGAAGTTTTTGATGAAAACGGCGCAGATTAAAGGAGCAGCCTTTGTTCCGCTGCATCAACTCAAAGTAGATGCAGGAAGAGGTGTGTATGACGGAGCAGGAAATCAAATTGATATTCTCTACCGCCACACCTATCCATTAGAAGCGTTATTGGAGGATGTGGCTATTGACCATTTTCCGATTGGAATCGAGTGCATGAATTTGGTGAACGAGAGAAAAGTGGGAATGTTAAACCCTGCATCGGCGTTTTTAATGCAGAGTAAGGCGGTTATGGCAGGGATTTGGGGATTGCATGAGCAGGAGCACCTTTTTTTTACAGCAGACGAACATGAGACGATTGATCGTTATTTTCTGCCGACATATTTAGATGAAGAACCTTTTATTGAAAAGAACCAACGCTATGTCGAAAAGCCCGCTTTTGGCCGCGAAGGTGATACGATCGTCGTGAGAGAAAACGGCAAGACCCTTCATTCTTCCAAGCAAACGACCTACAATCACTATATAAAAATCTATCAAAAGTACGCCTGTCTTCCGAAGACCTTGATTGCAACAGAAGCTGGCAAAAAAGAAGCTCACCTCTTAATTGGAAGTTTTATTATTAATGAAAAAGCAAGTGCATTTGGCTACCGAGCGGGTGCGCAAATTACGGACAACCTATCCTATTTCTTACCTTGCGGGGTGAAAGGAGAACGCGAATGGATCTAA
- a CDS encoding staygreen family protein, which translates to MEKNQEGRLHLVGKAYVDSGEFSQEVAHTRFNIFKKEMALALKRITFGDLPFYNNYPVLLDASIFIYFESSYPQYRQVVFYGTPRLYLTQIYDSLDQEVAIHQQAQVHCQLGSGVLVLSLSG; encoded by the coding sequence ATGGAAAAAAATCAGGAAGGTCGTTTACATTTAGTAGGAAAAGCTTATGTAGATAGTGGTGAATTCAGCCAAGAGGTTGCACACACTCGGTTTAACATCTTCAAAAAAGAAATGGCGCTTGCGCTAAAAAGAATCACCTTTGGTGACCTTCCATTTTACAATAACTATCCTGTCCTACTCGATGCCTCTATTTTTATTTACTTTGAATCCAGTTATCCGCAATATCGACAGGTTGTTTTTTATGGTACACCACGGCTCTATTTAACTCAAATCTACGATTCTCTTGATCAGGAAGTCGCGATTCATCAGCAAGCGCAAGTCCATTGTCAGCTAGGGTCTGGTGTATTAGTTTTATCGCTTTCGGGTTGA
- a CDS encoding DUF350 domain-containing protein has protein sequence MDLTYYLQTLDHFLIYLAVSLVLFVIGTYIFKMITPYSERDQIRSGNAAVALKLLGKMAGLVVVLQSAVIHSINLVDLVIWAFIAIIVQIVLHIVIECVFTRNTSLAKEVENGNVAVGLFLGGVSVLVGLIVAANISF, from the coding sequence ATGGATCTAACCTATTATCTACAAACCTTGGATCATTTTTTGATTTACTTAGCGGTATCTCTCGTGTTATTTGTCATAGGAACTTATATTTTTAAAATGATCACACCATACTCGGAACGGGATCAAATTCGGAGCGGTAATGCGGCAGTGGCCTTAAAGCTGTTAGGGAAAATGGCAGGGCTCGTCGTCGTGTTGCAATCAGCTGTTATTCACTCGATCAACTTGGTTGATTTAGTGATTTGGGCTTTTATTGCGATTATTGTTCAAATTGTATTACATATCGTCATCGAATGTGTGTTTACGCGAAATACAAGTTTAGCGAAAGAAGTGGAAAATGGCAATGTGGCTGTAGGTCTGTTTCTAGGCGGTGTTTCGGTGTTAGTCGGCCTGATTGTCGCTGCCAATATTAGCTTTTAA
- a CDS encoding C-terminal binding protein, which yields MSEFKVVVTDYEYDSFVPEETVLNKIGIELTFAQCKTEDEVIAACKDADGLINQYAPISRKVIENLENCKVISRYGVGFNTVDIEAATEKGIIVGNVTDYCLDEVSDHAMALLLTCARKVTTLNNEVKSGTWDFKVAIPIFRIRGRTLGLAGFGNIPQTLARKAQAFGLNVIAYDPFIPEAVAKDMNVGLVTLDELCQQSDYISVHLPLNKQTEGIFSDNEFNQMKQETFIINTARGPVIDEKALIKALEEKKIAGAGLDVLEVEPVDPQNPLLKMDNVLINPHSAFYSVEAEQELKRKTAENVADVLSGYYPTYLVNKDVKQKLHLKDKG from the coding sequence ATGAGTGAATTTAAAGTCGTTGTAACGGATTATGAATACGATTCGTTTGTACCAGAAGAAACAGTTTTAAATAAAATTGGAATCGAGCTAACGTTTGCACAATGTAAAACAGAAGATGAAGTCATTGCTGCATGTAAAGACGCAGATGGTTTAATCAATCAATACGCTCCGATATCTCGCAAAGTCATTGAAAACCTTGAAAATTGTAAGGTTATCTCTCGGTACGGTGTTGGCTTTAATACAGTTGATATCGAAGCGGCGACCGAGAAAGGAATTATTGTTGGAAACGTGACGGATTATTGTTTAGATGAGGTATCAGATCATGCGATGGCTCTTCTTCTTACTTGTGCGCGAAAAGTAACAACATTAAATAATGAAGTGAAAAGTGGGACATGGGATTTCAAAGTAGCTATTCCGATTTTCCGTATTAGAGGACGTACGTTAGGGCTTGCTGGATTCGGAAACATTCCCCAGACACTAGCAAGGAAGGCACAAGCTTTTGGTCTTAATGTCATTGCTTATGACCCATTTATTCCCGAAGCAGTTGCTAAAGATATGAATGTTGGACTTGTTACACTAGACGAGCTATGTCAACAATCGGATTATATTTCCGTTCACCTTCCCTTAAATAAACAAACCGAAGGAATTTTTAGTGATAATGAGTTCAACCAAATGAAACAAGAAACGTTTATCATTAATACAGCCCGCGGTCCTGTTATTGATGAAAAGGCATTGATTAAAGCTTTAGAAGAAAAGAAAATAGCAGGTGCAGGGCTAGATGTGCTAGAAGTGGAGCCTGTGGACCCGCAAAATCCATTACTGAAAATGGATAACGTCCTGATCAATCCACACTCCGCGTTTTATTCCGTTGAAGCAGAACAAGAATTAAAACGAAAAACAGCTGAAAATGTAGCAGACGTTCTCTCAGGGTACTATCCAACGTATTTAGTGAACAAAGATGTTAAGCAAAAATTACATTTAAAAGATAAAGGGTAG
- a CDS encoding phosphoglycerate dehydrogenase, which yields MNTIVADKLKTIKTLNNIAESGLNVFNKENFTIDNESENPDAIVARSYNMHAMEFGAKLKAIARAGAGVNNIPVDKCTEQGIVVFNTPGANANAVKEMVLTSLMASSRNLFAGIAWTKSLENEGDQIPKLVEAGKKQFVGKEIKGKTLGVIGLGAIGALVANDALDLDMDVIGFDPFISVDTAWNLSRNVQRAMSIEQLFANSDYITVHVPLTDDTRGMFNEKTFGIMKPGVHILNFSRGELVNETEMAAALESGVVGKYITDFPNENVLKMKNTVPIPHLGASTKESEENCAIMASRQVKEFLETGNIKHSVNFPNASLPYTGKKRLAAFHQNVPNMVGQLTMAVSSYNLNIADMVNRSRGDYAYTMIDIDTEVNGDVIPGLEAKIKGIEGIVTARII from the coding sequence ATGAACACAATTGTAGCAGACAAACTAAAGACAATCAAAACGTTAAATAATATTGCGGAAAGCGGATTGAATGTTTTCAATAAAGAAAACTTTACAATCGATAACGAAAGTGAAAATCCAGATGCTATTGTGGCACGTAGCTATAATATGCATGCAATGGAATTCGGTGCCAAATTAAAGGCAATCGCTCGTGCTGGAGCAGGTGTAAATAATATCCCTGTCGACAAATGTACAGAGCAAGGGATCGTTGTATTCAATACTCCAGGTGCGAATGCGAACGCGGTAAAAGAGATGGTTCTCACATCTTTAATGGCTTCATCTCGTAACCTTTTTGCGGGTATAGCTTGGACTAAGTCTTTAGAAAATGAAGGCGATCAAATTCCCAAACTTGTAGAAGCAGGTAAAAAGCAATTTGTCGGAAAAGAAATCAAAGGAAAAACTCTTGGTGTTATTGGATTAGGTGCAATCGGTGCGCTTGTAGCAAACGATGCCCTTGATTTAGATATGGATGTTATCGGATTTGACCCGTTCATCTCTGTTGACACAGCTTGGAACTTATCTCGTAACGTTCAGCGTGCAATGAGCATTGAACAGTTGTTCGCAAACTCAGATTATATTACAGTACATGTTCCGTTAACGGATGATACAAGAGGAATGTTTAACGAAAAAACATTTGGTATTATGAAGCCTGGCGTGCATATTTTAAACTTCTCACGCGGTGAGCTTGTAAATGAAACAGAAATGGCAGCTGCTCTTGAGAGCGGAGTCGTTGGTAAGTATATTACAGATTTCCCGAATGAAAATGTTTTGAAAATGAAAAATACAGTTCCTATTCCTCACCTTGGTGCTTCTACGAAAGAGTCAGAAGAAAATTGTGCAATTATGGCATCTCGTCAAGTGAAGGAATTCTTAGAAACAGGAAACATTAAGCATTCTGTGAACTTTCCAAACGCTTCACTTCCTTATACAGGAAAGAAACGTCTAGCAGCTTTCCACCAAAATGTTCCGAATATGGTGGGACAATTGACAATGGCTGTTTCAAGCTATAACTTAAATATCGCTGACATGGTGAACCGTAGCCGAGGGGATTACGCGTATACAATGATTGATATTGATACTGAAGTAAACGGCGATGTTATTCCTGGTCTAGAAGCAAAAATTAAAGGGATCGAAGGAATCGTTACAGCACGTATTATTTAA
- a CDS encoding sugar kinase produces the protein MKKLDVVTFGETMVLFQPEQMQPLEYVYEFPKRIGGAESNVAIGLSRLGHTVGWFSKLGDDPFGRYILKSIRGEGVETSSCLFTKEAPTGLIFKERLSPEDVNVYYYRKGSAASLLETTDLDEEYIANAKILHLTGITPALSDTCYQAVMKSIEIAKKNKMKIVFDPNLRLKLWSLEKAKQVLNEIASHSDVILPGLDEGQFMTGKTEIEEVAEALMGGEDKTIIMKLGSKGAYLHTKDEQETIEGYPVTQIVDPVGAGDGFAAGILSGLLREEPLPIVVKRANAIGAMVVGMTGDIEGLPTLAAVEQFMQPNTGARDVNR, from the coding sequence ATGAAAAAACTAGATGTTGTTACGTTTGGAGAAACAATGGTGCTTTTTCAACCAGAACAAATGCAACCGTTAGAATATGTATACGAATTCCCAAAACGAATTGGTGGCGCTGAATCGAATGTCGCAATAGGGTTATCGAGACTTGGTCATACTGTCGGTTGGTTCAGTAAACTAGGCGACGATCCTTTTGGAAGATACATTCTTAAATCGATCCGAGGAGAAGGAGTAGAAACATCGTCCTGTCTTTTTACTAAAGAAGCACCTACAGGGTTAATTTTTAAAGAGAGATTATCACCAGAAGATGTGAATGTTTACTATTATCGAAAAGGATCTGCGGCAAGTTTGCTAGAAACAACCGACTTAGATGAAGAATACATTGCGAATGCAAAAATTCTCCACCTAACAGGAATAACACCTGCGTTAAGTGATACGTGCTATCAAGCGGTGATGAAATCGATAGAAATTGCGAAAAAAAACAAGATGAAAATTGTGTTTGATCCGAATTTACGGTTAAAGCTTTGGTCTTTAGAAAAAGCGAAACAAGTGTTAAATGAAATCGCTAGTCACTCAGATGTGATCTTACCAGGTCTTGATGAAGGTCAATTTATGACAGGTAAGACCGAAATAGAAGAGGTTGCCGAGGCTTTAATGGGTGGAGAAGATAAAACTATTATTATGAAGCTGGGAAGTAAAGGAGCTTATTTGCATACAAAGGATGAACAAGAGACGATTGAAGGGTATCCCGTAACACAGATCGTTGATCCAGTTGGAGCAGGTGATGGCTTCGCGGCAGGCATATTAAGTGGACTTCTTCGAGAAGAACCATTACCGATAGTTGTGAAGAGAGCTAATGCGATCGGTGCAATGGTCGTCGGAATGACTGGAGATATTGAAGGCTTACCAACTTTAGCCGCTGTTGAACAATTTATGCAACCAAATACAGGTGCAAGAGATGTAAATCGGTAA
- a CDS encoding sensor domain-containing diguanylate cyclase produces MTHKAAKDLLELVNSVIEGKMLFLGRTTNDTFSIIKTLDNNTGINLFEGQTLKLTESYCQQIFLGNREPLIINDARNHPFTSMLSITNDLNIQSYIGVPIFYKDGEMFGTLCALDCNTSTYTQKDVETLVKFSNIFTYVIELEKQMKIDSLTNLYNRSYLHDNFEFIADHGTLMLLDLDGFKQVNDNFGHDVGDLVLIEISNRIKQMISSRDLAVRLGGDEFVLLFPNQSNLHLIENLGENLVKQLSEWQNFEYPIQVSASIGIVQFPQDGNELRTLMKKADTAMYKAKVNGKSTYCHYHSFDR; encoded by the coding sequence ATGACGCACAAGGCGGCTAAAGACTTACTTGAGTTAGTGAATTCAGTCATTGAAGGGAAGATGTTGTTCTTAGGACGAACAACAAATGATACGTTTTCAATTATTAAAACATTAGACAATAACACAGGTATTAACCTATTTGAAGGTCAAACGTTAAAGTTAACCGAATCGTACTGTCAACAAATATTTTTGGGTAATCGTGAACCGCTTATTATTAATGATGCACGAAACCATCCGTTTACGAGTATGTTATCCATTACGAATGATTTAAATATTCAATCATACATTGGGGTTCCCATTTTTTATAAAGACGGGGAGATGTTCGGCACTCTATGTGCATTAGACTGTAATACTTCCACGTATACGCAGAAAGATGTAGAAACGCTAGTGAAGTTCTCTAATATTTTCACATATGTCATCGAACTAGAGAAACAAATGAAAATAGATTCATTAACAAATTTATACAATCGAAGTTATCTACATGATAATTTTGAATTTATTGCTGACCACGGCACACTGATGCTTCTCGATTTAGACGGATTTAAACAAGTGAACGACAACTTTGGACACGATGTAGGTGACCTTGTCTTAATAGAAATCAGTAATCGAATCAAACAAATGATCAGTTCTCGTGATTTGGCAGTTCGTTTAGGCGGTGATGAATTTGTTCTTCTCTTCCCTAATCAAAGTAATCTTCACTTGATTGAAAACTTGGGCGAGAACCTTGTAAAACAACTCTCTGAATGGCAAAACTTTGAATATCCCATTCAAGTTTCAGCAAGTATTGGGATTGTCCAGTTTCCACAAGACGGCAACGAACTTCGTACCCTCATGAAGAAAGCGGATACTGCGATGTACAAAGCAAAAGTGAACGGTAAAAGTACTTATTGCCATTATCACAGTTTCGATAGATAA
- a CDS encoding VOC family protein codes for MNRINIITLGTKNIVRSHAFFKSLGFDTSIRGTEANPDIIFFKNEGTRIALYPIEELAKDVNQDHPPEIANGFSGITLAYNAKSKEEVDQIIKRAELAGAVIQKHPQATDWGGYGGYFTDLDGYYWEIAYGELWEFDHNNMLVIEDEDY; via the coding sequence ATGAACCGCATAAACATCATCACACTTGGGACAAAGAATATCGTAAGGTCACACGCCTTTTTCAAATCATTAGGATTCGATACGTCCATAAGGGGAACAGAAGCCAATCCTGATATTATATTCTTTAAAAATGAAGGAACAAGAATTGCGCTTTATCCAATAGAAGAATTAGCTAAAGATGTCAATCAAGATCATCCTCCCGAAATAGCAAATGGCTTTTCAGGAATCACGTTAGCTTATAATGCCAAATCAAAAGAAGAAGTAGATCAAATCATTAAAAGGGCAGAATTAGCAGGAGCAGTCATTCAAAAGCATCCTCAAGCAACTGATTGGGGCGGTTACGGAGGTTACTTTACAGACTTAGATGGCTACTATTGGGAAATTGCCTACGGTGAACTCTGGGAATTTGATCATAACAATATGTTGGTAATTGAAGATGAGGATTATTAA
- a CDS encoding DUF3231 family protein — MSSPESVKLTSSEMASLWTEYITHTHNSCVLEYFLAKVEDLEVLDVLKKTKLFIENSLSKTKQLLESAGVPLPTGFDSSDVDTNAPRLFSDSFFLLYTKNLSRVMVASCSLMFTMSTRKDIRGHFKECLLGATTVFDNISDVLLDKGLYTRPPFIESPQRSDFIEDKEYLKGNNLLGEQRPLNAVEISHVFGNVEANVIGSALTKGFQQTADLKEVREFMEDANQLSKKIVNLLTDFLTGSQLPTPMPSETQVFSSTHPPFSDRLMMYQISILTAAGLSDYATSLATSQRNDLKKQYSDLLASTAKLAKEVENLMIENSWKEQPPQQDKVKS, encoded by the coding sequence ATGAGTTCTCCAGAAAGTGTAAAACTTACATCGTCAGAAATGGCTTCCTTGTGGACGGAATATATCACTCATACTCATAATAGTTGTGTATTAGAATACTTTTTAGCCAAAGTAGAAGATCTTGAAGTGTTAGATGTTTTGAAAAAGACAAAATTATTTATTGAAAATTCGCTGAGTAAAACGAAACAGTTGCTCGAGTCAGCTGGCGTACCTTTACCAACGGGATTTGATAGTAGCGATGTAGATACGAATGCCCCTCGACTTTTTTCGGACTCCTTTTTTCTACTGTATACAAAAAATTTATCAAGAGTGATGGTAGCATCATGTAGCTTAATGTTTACAATGTCTACTCGGAAAGATATTAGAGGGCATTTTAAAGAATGCTTATTAGGTGCAACAACTGTCTTTGATAATATAAGTGATGTATTACTGGATAAAGGTTTATACACAAGGCCTCCATTTATCGAATCACCTCAAAGGTCCGACTTTATTGAAGATAAGGAATATTTAAAAGGGAATAACTTGCTAGGAGAACAAAGACCTTTAAATGCAGTTGAAATTTCTCATGTATTTGGAAATGTTGAGGCTAATGTAATTGGCAGTGCGTTAACGAAAGGATTTCAACAAACCGCGGATTTAAAAGAAGTTCGTGAATTTATGGAAGATGCAAATCAGCTATCAAAAAAAATTGTCAATTTACTCACTGACTTTTTAACGGGAAGTCAGTTACCGACTCCTATGCCATCTGAAACACAAGTTTTTAGTTCGACTCACCCTCCATTTTCAGATCGATTAATGATGTATCAAATTTCTATTTTAACAGCAGCAGGGCTTTCTGATTATGCAACGTCATTAGCTACAAGTCAGAGGAATGATTTGAAAAAACAGTATTCGGATTTGTTAGCATCTACTGCAAAATTAGCGAAAGAAGTTGAGAACTTAATGATTGAAAATAGCTGGAAAGAACAACCACCTCAACAAGATAAAGTAAAATCATAA
- a CDS encoding VOC family protein, translating to MNFHREPNTFVGQVILKVQDLDRSLMFYQEVIGFKILDRTNRKANLTADGKTTLLSIEQPDNVIPKQGRTTGLYHFALLLPERQDLANIVNHFIEKRVPIGSSDHLVSEALYLSDPDGNGIEIYIDRDPSEWNWNNGEVAMAVDPLDFENLLTSMEKKAWKGLPAGTVMGHIHLHVSELTKTEEFYNKGLGFEVVNRFGTQALFISTGKYHHHIGLNTWNGVGAPPPPVNSVGLESYTLILPNEETREEIIEQLKRIGSSVAEEQDYFVTTDPSGNRIHLRV from the coding sequence ATGAATTTTCATCGCGAACCAAATACATTTGTAGGACAAGTAATTTTAAAGGTACAAGATCTAGATCGTTCGTTAATGTTTTATCAAGAGGTCATCGGCTTTAAAATTTTAGACAGAACTAACAGAAAAGCGAATCTGACTGCGGATGGAAAAACGACTTTATTATCCATTGAACAACCTGACAATGTTATACCAAAGCAGGGACGGACAACGGGGCTATATCACTTTGCGCTTCTTTTGCCAGAACGGCAAGATTTAGCTAATATTGTAAACCATTTTATTGAAAAAAGAGTCCCAATTGGTTCATCAGACCATCTTGTAAGTGAAGCTCTTTATTTATCTGATCCTGATGGGAATGGAATTGAAATCTATATAGACCGCGATCCGTCCGAATGGAATTGGAATAACGGTGAAGTGGCAATGGCAGTTGACCCTTTGGATTTTGAAAATTTGCTTACGAGTATGGAAAAGAAAGCATGGAAAGGGTTACCAGCTGGAACAGTCATGGGTCATATCCATTTGCATGTATCCGAATTAACAAAGACAGAAGAATTTTATAATAAAGGACTTGGCTTCGAAGTCGTTAACCGATTTGGGACTCAAGCACTTTTCATTTCTACTGGGAAATACCATCATCATATTGGATTAAATACTTGGAATGGGGTAGGTGCACCGCCACCACCTGTTAATAGCGTAGGACTTGAATCCTATACTTTAATCTTGCCAAATGAAGAGACGAGAGAGGAAATTATTGAACAGTTGAAAAGGATCGGATCATCTGTTGCTGAAGAACAAGATTACTTTGTTACTACGGACCCTTCTGGAAATCGTATTCACTTACGAGTGTAA